A genomic segment from Limosilactobacillus sp. encodes:
- the abc-f gene encoding ribosomal protection-like ABC-F family protein, which translates to MGNISIRQLTFAYPGKDPLFDHSQIDIDGSWKLGLLGRNGRGKTTLMQILLGNRDYQGQITTNLNFAYFPQEIADPTDFAWNAINADAPQLEQWQVERELNLMGVDPALLWQPFGTLSGGEQTKVLLAALFADPASFPLLDEPTNHLDQHGRQQIADYLRGKRQGFIITSHDQDFLDRVIDHTLVIERHQLVLERGNYSTYFAQKQRRDQEAISTNEQLHADIKNLKAAKQQRLQWAQRAEGEKKHNSHADKGFIGAKAARMMKKSTAMARRLDKAADEKTGLLQEVETIVPLTINQQPSHQSPLLTLDDVSLDLPGRRLFDQLSLTVKQGEQVVLCGDNGTGKSSLFKAILGRFKGQVSGTITIAHNATISLVRQDYADFHGNLKQFAQDNRLEEDQLLNMLRKLGMERSSFTTPLDQLSMGQQKKVELARSLLTPAQLYLWDEPLNYLDTYNQDQLIQLIKRERPAMLIIEHDRHFIDEIATKRVTI; encoded by the coding sequence ATGGGAAACATTTCAATTCGGCAGCTGACCTTCGCCTACCCCGGTAAGGATCCGCTCTTTGACCACAGCCAGATCGACATCGACGGCTCCTGGAAGCTGGGCCTGCTGGGCCGCAACGGCCGGGGCAAGACGACCCTGATGCAGATTCTCCTTGGCAACCGCGACTACCAGGGCCAAATCACCACCAACCTGAATTTCGCTTACTTTCCCCAGGAGATTGCCGACCCGACTGACTTCGCCTGGAACGCCATTAACGCGGACGCACCCCAGCTGGAGCAGTGGCAGGTGGAACGGGAACTCAACCTGATGGGCGTCGACCCGGCCCTTCTCTGGCAGCCCTTTGGCACCCTTTCCGGCGGCGAACAAACTAAGGTCCTGCTGGCGGCCCTCTTCGCCGATCCGGCCAGTTTTCCCCTCTTAGACGAGCCGACCAACCACCTGGACCAGCACGGCCGCCAGCAGATCGCCGACTACCTGCGGGGCAAGCGCCAGGGATTCATCATCACCAGCCACGACCAGGACTTCCTCGACCGGGTGATCGACCACACCCTAGTGATTGAACGCCACCAGCTGGTCCTGGAGCGGGGCAACTACTCGACCTACTTCGCCCAAAAGCAGCGCCGCGACCAGGAGGCGATCAGCACGAACGAGCAGCTGCACGCCGACATCAAGAACCTCAAGGCCGCCAAGCAGCAGCGGCTCCAGTGGGCCCAGCGCGCCGAGGGTGAAAAGAAGCATAACTCCCACGCCGACAAGGGCTTCATCGGGGCCAAGGCCGCCCGGATGATGAAGAAGTCAACGGCGATGGCCCGGCGGCTGGACAAAGCCGCCGACGAGAAGACCGGCCTGCTCCAGGAGGTCGAAACCATCGTCCCGCTGACGATCAACCAGCAACCCAGCCACCAGTCGCCGCTCTTAACCCTCGACGACGTTAGCCTCGACCTGCCCGGCCGCCGACTCTTTGACCAGCTTTCCCTGACCGTCAAGCAGGGCGAGCAGGTCGTCCTCTGCGGCGACAATGGCACCGGCAAGTCCAGCCTCTTCAAGGCGATCCTGGGCCGGTTTAAGGGCCAGGTCAGCGGGACGATTACGATTGCCCACAACGCGACGATCAGCCTGGTGCGCCAGGACTACGCCGACTTTCACGGCAACCTGAAGCAGTTCGCCCAGGACAACCGGCTGGAAGAAGACCAGCTGCTCAACATGCTGCGCAAGCTGGGGATGGAGCGCTCCAGCTTCACGACCCCGCTCGACCAGTTAAGCATGGGCCAGCAAAAGAAGGTCGAACTGGCCCGGTCGCTTCTGACTCCCGCCCAGCTCTACCTCTGGGACGAGCCGCTCAACTACCTCGATACCTACAACCAGGACCAGCTGATCCAACTCATCAAAAGGGAAAGGCCGGCGATGCTGATTATCGAGCACGACCGGCACTTTATTGACGAAATCGCCACGAAACGCGTTACAATCTAA
- a CDS encoding GNAT family N-acetyltransferase, translating into MWQRETFDELTTKKLFEIYKLRSAVFIVDQERIVNDVDDNDLKAVHVYDELNGQLAAYARVFLKAPGVVTFGRVVTAPAFRGQGLGNELLQEIMEAIKDYFPGNEIEIDAQVPVEGYYRKFGFTTVGKPYTHAGSPHIKMVHPAL; encoded by the coding sequence ATGTGGCAACGAGAAACGTTTGATGAGTTAACCACCAAGAAACTATTTGAAATCTACAAGCTGCGCAGCGCGGTTTTCATCGTCGACCAGGAGCGGATCGTTAATGACGTCGACGACAACGACTTGAAGGCCGTCCACGTCTATGACGAACTCAATGGCCAACTGGCCGCCTACGCCCGGGTCTTTTTGAAGGCGCCCGGCGTGGTCACCTTCGGCCGGGTGGTCACCGCTCCCGCCTTTCGTGGCCAGGGACTAGGCAACGAATTGCTCCAGGAGATCATGGAGGCCATCAAGGATTATTTCCCGGGAAATGAAATCGAGATCGACGCCCAGGTGCCGGTCGAAGGCTATTATCGAAAGTTTGGCTTCACCACGGTCGGCAAACCATACACCCACGCCGGCTCGCCCCACATCAAGATGGTTCACCCGGCACTTTAA
- a CDS encoding alpha/beta hydrolase produces MKITNVKLPQPDSSLDIYQSNSDVDLPAVVIIPGGSYKQIKERDSERVALTFATHAFQSFVVRYPILEHRDYQQAQLAIAQAFDYIVDHAAALRVDTAKLGIIGFSAGGQLAAAYSNRPETKAKFAALGYPVIKPTIDDRMKVQTEDVSRLVTATTPATFLWGSINDGLTPFLDHVNAYAVALAKQRVPFELHEFGTGNHGIALANKYTGIVNRDRVDRHMSRWFPLFLEWLDELNLR; encoded by the coding sequence ATGAAAATTACTAATGTTAAGCTCCCCCAGCCCGACTCCTCGCTCGACATCTACCAGAGCAACAGCGACGTGGACCTGCCGGCGGTCGTGATCATCCCCGGTGGCAGCTACAAGCAGATCAAGGAGCGCGACTCGGAGCGGGTGGCCTTGACCTTTGCCACCCACGCCTTCCAGTCCTTCGTCGTCCGCTACCCGATCCTGGAACACCGGGACTACCAGCAGGCCCAGCTGGCGATCGCCCAGGCCTTCGACTACATCGTGGACCACGCGGCCGCACTGCGCGTCGACACCGCCAAACTAGGGATCATCGGATTCTCCGCCGGCGGGCAACTGGCCGCGGCCTACAGCAATCGTCCGGAGACGAAAGCCAAGTTCGCGGCCCTCGGCTATCCGGTGATCAAGCCGACGATCGACGACCGGATGAAAGTCCAGACGGAAGACGTTAGCCGGCTGGTGACCGCCACCACCCCGGCGACCTTCTTGTGGGGCTCGATCAACGACGGCCTGACCCCGTTTCTGGACCACGTTAACGCCTACGCGGTGGCCCTGGCCAAGCAGAGGGTGCCGTTTGAGCTGCACGAGTTCGGGACCGGCAACCACGGGATCGCCCTGGCCAACAAGTACACGGGGATCGTCAACCGTGACCGGGTCGACCGTCACATGTCCCGCTGGTTCCCGCTCTTTTTGGAATGGCTGGATGAACTGAATTTGCGCTAA
- a CDS encoding transporter substrate-binding domain-containing protein translates to MKLRWKALLGIGLMSLLTLGLAGCSNGNQRSEGVKGNKEIVFATTGDERMSSYHSPKTHKLIGYEVEIDKQIAKGLHRKAVFKEMAVPEELTAIKTGKADMAGEFALSSVYKKNYLFSKTVKYTYGALLVRAGDQSGIHSWKDIKGKRSAGEAGTTYQKWAQYMGAKLVNYDNASGILNDIANGKADFVPNDNYGLHMNVKYSPVKGLAIAKGLYYRTNLMGPGEGYLINKKDTQLQKEVNQQLTKLKKNGTLKRIFIKYYGVDLSKPSNAHIKYFHVPAKYKGLQ, encoded by the coding sequence ATGAAGTTACGTTGGAAAGCATTGTTGGGAATTGGTTTAATGTCACTGCTGACGCTGGGCCTTGCCGGCTGCTCAAACGGCAACCAGCGGAGCGAGGGCGTCAAGGGCAACAAGGAGATCGTGTTTGCGACGACCGGGGATGAACGAATGAGCTCCTACCACTCGCCGAAGACTCACAAGCTGATCGGCTACGAAGTCGAGATCGACAAGCAGATCGCCAAGGGCCTGCACCGGAAGGCCGTCTTTAAGGAAATGGCCGTGCCAGAGGAACTGACCGCCATCAAGACGGGGAAGGCCGATATGGCGGGGGAGTTTGCCTTATCCTCCGTCTACAAGAAGAACTACCTCTTCTCCAAGACGGTCAAGTATACTTACGGTGCCCTGCTAGTGCGGGCGGGCGACCAGTCCGGAATCCATTCCTGGAAGGACATCAAGGGCAAGCGCTCGGCTGGTGAGGCCGGGACCACCTACCAGAAGTGGGCTCAGTACATGGGCGCCAAGCTGGTCAACTACGACAACGCCTCCGGAATCTTGAACGACATTGCCAACGGGAAGGCCGACTTTGTGCCAAACGACAACTACGGCCTGCACATGAACGTCAAGTACTCGCCAGTTAAAGGCCTGGCCATTGCCAAGGGCCTTTACTACCGGACGAACCTGATGGGCCCCGGCGAGGGTTACCTGATCAACAAGAAGGATACCCAGCTGCAGAAGGAGGTCAATCAACAGCTGACCAAGCTGAAGAAGAACGGCACCCTGAAGCGGATCTTTATTAAGTACTACGGCGTTGACCTGTCGAAGCCAAGCAACGCCCACATCAAGTACTTCCACGTACCAGCAAAGTACAAGGGATTGCAATAA
- a CDS encoding mandelate racemase/muconate lactonizing enzyme family protein encodes MKIKQVDIYQLHWQGLSPVWHPVVVRLTTDTGLTGFGEAGTAYGIGSVGTVGVLQELAHRLIGRDPAQISQIWQDFYQHSFWAKGGGVVFYSAVSAIDIALWDLKGKALGQPVYQLLGGKVHDRLPAYASHIEYGWGPFPRYVTAPDDFARLAKRVVGQGYSGIKIDPLNFERGKTFLPFRGLLDSHQLQEAYDRVAAIRKAAGEQTRLIVDCHAKLEPAAAIALAHKLAPLNVSYFEEPISPQNVAGFATVAQQSGLPLATGERLTNALSFAPLVDSGSIQVLQPDLGNCGGITSAVRLMGLAAAHELSIQLHVCGGPLATAAALQFEAACPQFLIHEEHEVNRKPANIASGRYHYAPVDGSYAIPDRPGIGQELSEQAMEDAQVTTIREEE; translated from the coding sequence ATGAAGATTAAGCAGGTCGACATTTACCAGCTGCACTGGCAGGGCCTCAGCCCGGTCTGGCACCCGGTCGTCGTCCGGCTGACGACCGACACGGGACTGACCGGCTTTGGCGAGGCCGGGACCGCCTATGGAATCGGTAGCGTCGGCACGGTTGGCGTCCTCCAGGAGCTGGCCCACCGCCTCATCGGGAGGGACCCCGCGCAGATCAGCCAAATTTGGCAGGACTTCTACCAGCATTCCTTCTGGGCCAAGGGCGGGGGCGTGGTTTTCTACTCCGCCGTCTCGGCGATCGACATCGCCCTCTGGGACCTCAAGGGAAAGGCGCTGGGCCAACCGGTCTACCAGCTGCTGGGCGGCAAGGTTCACGATCGGCTGCCTGCCTACGCCAGCCACATCGAATACGGCTGGGGGCCCTTCCCCCGCTACGTGACCGCGCCGGATGATTTCGCCCGCCTGGCCAAGCGGGTGGTTGGGCAGGGGTATTCGGGCATCAAGATTGATCCCCTGAACTTTGAGCGGGGCAAGACTTTCCTGCCGTTCCGCGGCCTGCTCGATTCGCACCAGCTGCAGGAGGCCTATGACCGGGTGGCGGCGATCAGAAAAGCGGCCGGGGAGCAGACCCGCCTCATTGTCGACTGCCACGCCAAGCTCGAGCCGGCAGCGGCGATCGCCCTGGCTCACAAGCTGGCGCCGCTGAACGTCTCCTACTTTGAGGAGCCGATCTCACCACAGAACGTGGCGGGCTTTGCGACGGTGGCCCAGCAATCTGGACTGCCGCTGGCCACGGGGGAGCGGCTGACCAACGCACTCAGTTTTGCCCCGCTGGTCGATTCGGGGAGCATTCAGGTGCTCCAGCCTGACCTGGGGAACTGCGGCGGCATCACGTCCGCCGTGCGGCTCATGGGCCTCGCCGCCGCCCACGAGCTGAGCATCCAGCTGCACGTGTGCGGTGGCCCGCTTGCCACCGCGGCGGCCCTGCAGTTCGAGGCCGCCTGTCCGCAGTTCTTGATTCACGAGGAGCACGAGGTCAACCGCAAGCCGGCCAACATTGCGTCCGGGCGCTACCACTACGCCCCCGTGGACGGCAGCTACGCGATCCCGGACCGGCCGGGGATTGGCCAGGAGCTGAGTGAGCAGGCAATGGAAGATGCACAAGTAACAACAATTAGGGAAGAGGAGTAA
- a CDS encoding lipoyl protein ligase domain-containing protein, with product MLYIDTDNGLDYLANPLVPEALPEFLQRDPKFAHEELLYFYSPAQPVVILGHYQDVYHEVNLQYLREHKIALVRRNSGGGAVFVDPGDLTYVYIDTAQKVKTPKFDQYIRPILKALRQLGVDAQQTGRNDLTYQGQKFSGMSFANVGDRVSYGGTLMVNVDLDQANQVLTPPKSKLEDKGIESVRSRVTNLLPHFNRPTTTRDLRELILQNVRANDPDFHTYQLTKEEWQAVLDLGKRKYGAKTWIYGSSLASHYVDLYFHGVGSVGIGFDLDASRLTHVKLYGDLMYLDQKRADQIARALDGTQPNKDRLVAILEQFNFDQSVTSGAATQVADKLVEEAAKGAPDNED from the coding sequence GTGCTGTATATTGATACGGATAATGGACTGGACTACCTGGCCAACCCGCTGGTCCCGGAGGCCTTGCCCGAATTTTTGCAACGGGACCCGAAGTTTGCCCACGAGGAGCTGCTGTACTTCTACAGTCCGGCCCAGCCGGTGGTCATCCTCGGCCACTATCAGGACGTCTATCACGAGGTCAACCTCCAGTACCTCCGCGAGCACAAAATTGCCCTGGTGCGGCGCAATTCCGGCGGGGGTGCGGTCTTCGTCGATCCCGGCGACCTCACCTATGTCTACATCGATACCGCCCAGAAGGTCAAGACACCGAAGTTTGACCAGTACATCCGGCCAATCCTCAAGGCGCTGCGCCAGCTGGGGGTTGATGCCCAGCAGACCGGACGCAACGACCTGACTTACCAGGGGCAGAAGTTCTCGGGGATGTCCTTTGCTAACGTCGGCGACCGGGTTTCCTACGGTGGCACCCTGATGGTCAACGTCGACCTGGACCAGGCCAACCAGGTCCTGACACCACCGAAGTCGAAGCTGGAGGACAAGGGAATCGAATCCGTCCGCAGCCGGGTCACCAACCTCCTGCCACACTTCAACCGGCCGACGACGACCCGGGACCTGCGCGAGCTGATCCTCCAAAACGTCCGGGCGAATGATCCCGACTTTCATACCTACCAGCTGACGAAGGAGGAATGGCAGGCTGTCCTGGACCTGGGCAAGCGCAAGTACGGCGCCAAGACCTGGATCTACGGCAGCAGCCTCGCCAGTCACTACGTCGATCTTTACTTCCACGGCGTCGGCAGCGTGGGGATTGGCTTTGACCTTGACGCTAGCCGGCTAACCCACGTGAAGCTTTACGGCGACCTGATGTACCTCGACCAAAAGCGGGCCGACCAGATTGCCCGGGCGCTCGACGGGACGCAGCCGAATAAGGATCGGCTGGTTGCCATCCTTGAACAATTCAACTTTGACCAGAGCGTGACGTCCGGTGCCGCCACCCAGGTTGCCGATAAGTTGGTCGAAGAGGCCGCGAAGGGGGCGCCGGACAATGAAGATTAA
- a CDS encoding aldo/keto reductase, protein MKYLTIKGEKLSQIGLGGADLGRQPENEAAAIHYGLTHGINVVDTAESYPGSEKIIGWAMQGLDRSQTFIVSKVLPSHATPDQERRSLEASLKQLGTDYLDLYLLHWRANADLAQAVAGLEGLKQEGLIRHWGVSNFDVADMEDLLKVPDGGQVFANEDLYNIASRGVEYDLLPWQAQRGIGFLGYSPFHAVGWNYLHPTLVLREIGAAHHATPYQVMLAWITRNNNVLSLPKASSVDHVKANIAALDLELTDDELRMIDEEYPAPTTKVPLEKI, encoded by the coding sequence ATGAAGTATTTAACGATTAAGGGTGAAAAGCTCAGCCAGATTGGCCTCGGCGGGGCGGATCTGGGCCGCCAGCCCGAAAACGAGGCCGCCGCAATCCACTACGGCCTGACTCACGGGATCAACGTGGTCGACACGGCGGAGAGCTACCCGGGCAGCGAGAAGATCATCGGCTGGGCGATGCAGGGGCTCGACCGTTCGCAGACCTTCATTGTCTCCAAGGTCCTGCCGAGCCACGCCACGCCGGATCAGGAGCGGCGCAGCCTGGAAGCCAGCCTGAAGCAGCTGGGGACCGACTACCTGGACCTCTACCTCCTGCACTGGCGGGCCAACGCCGACCTTGCCCAGGCAGTGGCCGGCCTGGAGGGCCTCAAGCAGGAGGGGCTGATCCGCCACTGGGGCGTTTCCAACTTTGACGTGGCGGACATGGAGGACCTCCTGAAGGTGCCGGACGGTGGCCAGGTCTTTGCCAACGAGGACCTCTATAACATCGCAAGCCGCGGCGTCGAGTACGACCTGTTGCCGTGGCAGGCCCAGCGGGGGATTGGCTTCCTCGGCTACTCGCCGTTTCACGCGGTCGGCTGGAACTACCTTCACCCGACACTGGTCTTGCGCGAGATCGGGGCGGCTCACCACGCGACGCCATACCAGGTGATGCTGGCCTGGATCACCCGCAACAACAACGTCCTCAGCCTGCCCAAGGCCAGTTCCGTCGACCACGTCAAGGCCAATATCGCGGCTTTGGACCTGGAGCTGACGGATGACGAACTAAGGATGATCGATGAGGAATACCCGGCCCCGACGACCAAGGTGCCGCTGGAGAAAATTTAG
- a CDS encoding class I SAM-dependent methyltransferase has translation MKLRGINVITLLAVDILLVVGGLIYSLISAHYWNLLWVVLLAAWGLILTHTMTAGHLRVWQGIIDRFGFGGHDQILDLSGGRFNDLLLLAKSLTAPAKVTGTGDWRQDEKELQGRINAAKVADRVKLVDADVFNLNFADRSFDYVLVDLAFHNIGPALERGRAVQEASRVLKADGTLVIADCAYIDEYQRALGNLGFNDIRVLSTGFNGWWGGPWTTTKVLIAKRYPRRR, from the coding sequence ATGAAACTACGTGGAATCAACGTTATTACCCTCTTGGCCGTGGACATCCTGCTGGTGGTCGGCGGCCTGATTTACAGCCTGATCAGCGCCCATTACTGGAACCTGCTCTGGGTTGTGCTGCTGGCCGCCTGGGGCCTGATCCTCACCCACACGATGACGGCCGGGCACCTGCGGGTTTGGCAGGGGATCATCGACCGCTTCGGCTTTGGCGGTCATGACCAGATCCTGGACCTCAGCGGCGGGCGGTTCAACGACCTGCTCCTGCTGGCCAAGAGCTTGACGGCCCCCGCCAAGGTTACCGGGACTGGCGACTGGCGCCAGGACGAAAAGGAGCTCCAGGGTCGGATTAACGCAGCCAAGGTGGCCGACCGGGTCAAGCTGGTCGACGCCGACGTCTTCAACCTGAACTTTGCGGACCGCTCCTTCGACTACGTCCTGGTCGACCTGGCCTTTCACAACATCGGCCCCGCCTTGGAGCGCGGCCGGGCGGTTCAGGAGGCCAGCCGGGTGCTGAAGGCCGACGGGACGCTGGTGATCGCCGACTGCGCCTACATTGATGAGTACCAGCGGGCACTGGGTAACCTCGGCTTCAACGACATTCGGGTGCTGTCGACCGGCTTCAACGGCTGGTGGGGCGGCCCCTGGACGACGACCAAGGTTTTAATTGCCAAGCGCTATCCGCGAAGGAGGTAG
- a CDS encoding potassium channel family protein encodes MAKKESYAVIGIGQFGASICEALVAAGQEVLAIDINEEVINELANSVMRAVVADAQDEDALRELDVGSFDHVYISIGQNIEASIMATLIAKDLGAKDVTCRAENANHARVLERVGADRVVRPEHDLAKRLIFQQLNPSVVDYVTLSKETTLAEVVIDNPKFVGRSLDELDFRNKFHVTVIIIVSADDQVNQMPQANDVIQEGDKVTVVGKLEDIQRLNDIVS; translated from the coding sequence TTGGCTAAAAAAGAAAGCTACGCCGTCATCGGCATCGGCCAGTTCGGCGCGTCAATCTGTGAGGCGCTGGTCGCGGCCGGCCAGGAGGTCCTGGCGATTGACATCAACGAAGAAGTCATCAATGAACTGGCCAACTCGGTCATGCGGGCCGTGGTCGCCGACGCCCAGGACGAGGACGCCCTGCGCGAACTCGACGTGGGCAGCTTCGACCACGTTTACATTTCGATCGGGCAGAACATCGAGGCCAGCATCATGGCAACCCTGATTGCCAAGGACCTCGGCGCCAAAGACGTGACCTGCCGGGCCGAAAACGCCAACCACGCCCGGGTGCTGGAGCGGGTCGGTGCCGACCGGGTCGTCCGGCCGGAGCACGACCTGGCCAAGCGGCTGATCTTCCAGCAGCTCAACCCGAGCGTCGTCGATTACGTCACCCTGAGCAAGGAAACGACCCTGGCCGAAGTGGTGATCGACAACCCGAAGTTCGTGGGCCGCAGCCTGGACGAGCTGGACTTTCGCAACAAGTTTCACGTCACCGTGATCATCATCGTCAGCGCCGACGACCAGGTCAACCAGATGCCCCAGGCCAACGACGTGATTCAGGAGGGCGACAAGGTCACCGTGGTCGGCAAGCTGGAGGACATCCAGCGCTTGAACGATATCGTCAGTTAA
- a CDS encoding TrkH family potassium uptake protein: MQSAIQYPSSLSASQQSQLTDALFAHHLLIVGQTGSGKTTTTLSLLSQLQQQNETAIILDPTGEYAKLPNTITYRFGDNAYFEAGKLSATQLLRALQLPVDPVILQKLRQAITDLQLQHNVINQPGVYHRRNRAIRDHQRALRQLGDWASDYRLPDLFDQLIEEFVVPRTDAQADYALLGQVVIAALMEIGGLGFMTFAVMMSLMIRRRRRMSTRLLTQEALNLDHLSQLSVVYLIIRLSILIQLIGSVFLFFDFYPKYGLTRAIWYSLFHAISAFCNAGFDLFGNSMENYANDPYMICVLAVLILAGSFGFLVWKDILGYHKYHHLSLHTQLALRTGAVLMITSVIVYFLTEHNLAQLSGQLSAPQRFLNTIFMAITPRTAGLITFPYNKLSAAGLSFTILLMFIGGTPGSTAGGIKTTTVGLLAVQSIATLRGQKDTEFAHRRFTQENVYRALTLLFVALLILFVAVLLLVETQALPKHDSLSYVTFEAVAAFGTTGISLGITPQLNFIGQVIIMILMFIGRVGIYTVMFSVFNARPKTKSYRYPEESVLIG, translated from the coding sequence GTGCAATCAGCCATCCAATATCCATCGTCTTTGAGCGCCAGCCAGCAATCGCAGCTGACCGACGCGCTTTTCGCTCATCATCTCCTGATCGTCGGCCAGACGGGGAGTGGCAAGACCACCACCACTTTATCCCTGCTGAGCCAGCTTCAGCAACAGAACGAGACGGCAATCATCCTCGACCCGACCGGTGAGTATGCCAAGCTGCCCAACACCATCACCTACCGCTTCGGTGACAACGCCTACTTTGAAGCGGGGAAGCTCTCGGCCACCCAGCTGCTCCGGGCCCTTCAATTGCCAGTCGACCCGGTCATCCTGCAGAAGCTGCGTCAGGCCATCACCGACCTTCAGCTGCAGCACAACGTCATTAACCAGCCAGGGGTCTACCACCGGCGCAACCGGGCCATCCGTGACCACCAGCGTGCCCTGCGCCAGCTCGGTGACTGGGCCAGCGACTACCGCCTGCCGGACCTCTTCGACCAGCTGATCGAGGAGTTCGTCGTGCCCCGTACTGACGCCCAGGCGGACTACGCACTTCTCGGCCAGGTGGTGATCGCCGCCCTGATGGAGATTGGTGGCCTGGGCTTCATGACCTTTGCCGTCATGATGTCCCTGATGATTCGGCGGCGGAGGCGAATGTCGACCCGCTTGCTGACTCAGGAGGCCCTGAACCTCGACCACCTGTCGCAACTGAGCGTGGTCTACCTGATCATCCGCCTCTCGATTCTGATCCAGCTGATCGGCAGCGTCTTCTTGTTCTTTGATTTCTACCCGAAGTACGGGCTGACGCGGGCGATTTGGTACAGCCTCTTTCACGCCATCTCGGCCTTTTGCAACGCCGGCTTTGACCTCTTCGGCAACAGCATGGAGAATTACGCCAATGACCCCTACATGATCTGCGTCCTGGCGGTCTTGATCCTGGCCGGTTCCTTTGGTTTCCTGGTCTGGAAGGACATCTTGGGCTACCACAAGTACCACCACTTATCCCTGCACACCCAGCTGGCCCTGCGCACCGGGGCGGTCCTGATGATCACCTCAGTCATCGTCTACTTTTTGACCGAGCACAACCTGGCCCAGCTCAGTGGGCAGCTCTCGGCGCCGCAACGCTTTCTCAACACGATTTTCATGGCGATTACGCCGCGGACCGCGGGACTGATCACCTTTCCTTATAATAAACTGAGCGCGGCCGGGCTGAGCTTTACGATCCTATTGATGTTTATCGGCGGGACCCCCGGATCGACGGCCGGCGGGATCAAGACGACCACGGTCGGGCTCCTGGCCGTCCAGAGCATCGCCACGTTGCGTGGGCAGAAGGATACCGAGTTTGCCCACCGGCGCTTCACCCAGGAGAACGTCTACCGGGCGCTGACCCTGCTCTTCGTGGCCCTGCTGATCCTCTTCGTCGCCGTCCTCCTGCTGGTCGAAACCCAGGCCCTGCCGAAGCACGATTCGCTGTCCTACGTGACCTTCGAGGCCGTGGCGGCGTTCGGGACCACCGGGATTTCACTGGGGATCACGCCCCAGCTGAACTTCATCGGCCAGGTCATCATCATGATCCTGATGTTCATCGGGCGGGTCGGCATCTACACCGTCATGTTCTCGGTTTTCAACGCCCGGCCGAAGACGAAGAGCTATCGTTATCCGGAGGAGAGTGTTTTAATTGGCTAA
- the efp gene encoding elongation factor P: MIQTIDLKKGMVFERGGKLLKVLQINHHKPGKGNTLMQMDIQDLRTGSIVHTTMRPSEKVEQVNVDKRSAQYLYDEGDNAVFMDLESYDQYTLSHDLLGDDKNYLVENMKVTLNFVNGDIIGVDLPTTVEMTVAHTEPMIKGATIDGGGKPATMNTGLVVNVPAFIKDGDKLIINTTDGSYKSRA, from the coding sequence ATGATTCAAACGATCGATTTGAAAAAGGGTATGGTTTTTGAACGTGGCGGCAAGCTGCTCAAGGTTCTTCAAATCAACCACCACAAGCCAGGTAAGGGTAACACCCTGATGCAGATGGACATCCAGGATCTGCGGACCGGCTCCATTGTTCACACCACGATGCGTCCTTCCGAAAAGGTTGAACAGGTTAACGTTGACAAGCGTTCTGCTCAATACCTCTACGACGAAGGCGACAACGCCGTCTTCATGGACCTGGAGAGCTACGACCAATACACGCTGAGCCACGACCTGCTGGGTGACGACAAGAACTACCTGGTAGAAAACATGAAGGTCACTCTGAACTTCGTCAACGGCGACATCATCGGTGTTGACCTGCCAACCACGGTTGAAATGACGGTTGCCCACACTGAACCAATGATCAAGGGTGCAACCATCGATGGCGGTGGCAAGCCTGCTACTATGAACACCGGCCTGGTTGTCAACGTCCCAGCCTTCATCAAGGACGGCGACAAGCTGATCATCAACACCACTGATGGCAGCTACAAGTCACGGGCTTAA